A section of the Brassica oleracea var. oleracea cultivar TO1000 unplaced genomic scaffold, BOL UnpScaffold01090, whole genome shotgun sequence genome encodes:
- the LOC106320847 gene encoding reticuline oxidase-like protein translates to MFLGDASTLLSVLNRRLPELGLVRYVCTETSWIESVLFWTDIRVGTSEIVLLQSNITVNYIKRKSDYVHEPISRTGLESIWRKMIELEILAMAFNPYEGMMAKISPTATPFPYRADNLWKIQCMPNSISWVTTCMEEMRQDIARMQTQRAAEATTPASIDINLPTSIDADPSQSNPMNSQPDSYARAEIDQMVEEIYRILGAAEERLDKRCDDIYFPWDITISSFTSQTEAMQREIVEI, encoded by the exons ATGTTCCTTGGAGACGCATCGACGCTTCTGTCAGTACTAAACCGGAGATTACCAGAACTGGGTCTGGTCCGATACGTCTGTACAGAGACGAGCTGGATCGAATCGGTGCTGTTCTGGACGGATATCCGAGTGGGTACGTCGGAGATAGTTCTTCTCCAGAGTAACATAACCGTGAATTATATCAAGAGGAAATCAGATTACGTCCATGAACCGATTTCAAGAACCGGTTTAGAATCGATTTGGAGGAAGATGATCGAGCTTGAGATTCTGGCTATGGCTTTCAATCCATACGAGGGCATGATGGCTAAGATCTCGCCGACGGCAACACCATTCCCGTACAGAGCAGACAATCTTTGGAAGATTCA gtgcatgcccaacAGTATCAGTTGGgtgactacatgcatggaggagatgaggcaagacatagccagaatgcAGACACAACGTGCGGCCGAAGCAACTacaccagcatcgatcgacataaaccttccaacatcgatcgacgctgacCCGTCACAATCAAATCCGATGAACTCTCAACCTGATTCTTACgccagagcagagattgatcagatggtagaagagatctacagaatTCTGGGAGCAGCAGAAGAAAGACTTGAtaagagatgtgatgacatataTTTCCCATGGGACATCACCATCAGTTCTTTTACTTCTCAGACAGAAGCAATGCAGAGGGAGATAGTGGAGATTTAG